Proteins encoded by one window of Microaerobacter geothermalis:
- a CDS encoding glutamate decarboxylase, with protein sequence MWTVIYIASNSNMAERIKNRLTNEGFLVKIRQSRLSKKQYEILVLQSELEEVQEVLSFILQKTSKHE encoded by the coding sequence ATGTGGACGGTCATCTACATCGCTTCCAATTCCAATATGGCAGAGAGGATTAAGAACAGGTTGACGAATGAAGGGTTTCTTGTAAAAATAAGACAAAGCCGTTTATCCAAAAAGCAGTATGAGATATTGGTTCTTCAGAGTGAACTGGAAGAAGTGCAGGAAGTATTAAGTTTTATTCTTCAGAAGACCTCTAAACACGAATAA
- the accD gene encoding acetyl-CoA carboxylase, carboxyltransferase subunit beta — MLKDLFYKRRKYATIPSEQAKKEIPEGLMIKCQECSTISYTKELVKNLKVCSGCGFHFPMSARERVRTILDDGHIFEYDRELVSADPLKFPDYLNKVEKDMEKTGLSEAVVTGEGTINGYPVVLGVMDSNFRMGSMGSVVGEKITRAIERSIQKKYPFILFSASGGARMQEGVLSLMQMAKTSAALAKLHEKKILFVSVLTNPTTGGVSASFASLGDINIAEPKALIGFAGRRIIEQTIRQKLPDDFQTAEFLLKHGQLDMVVPRKDLKGTLAKILDIHMERRVVHG, encoded by the coding sequence GTGTTAAAGGATCTATTTTATAAGAGAAGGAAATATGCAACCATTCCTTCTGAACAAGCAAAAAAAGAAATACCTGAAGGACTCATGATAAAATGTCAGGAATGCAGTACCATTTCTTATACAAAGGAATTGGTAAAAAACTTAAAGGTTTGTTCAGGATGTGGTTTCCATTTTCCGATGTCAGCCAGGGAAAGAGTACGTACCATTTTGGACGATGGGCACATTTTTGAATATGATCGAGAACTAGTATCAGCTGATCCCTTAAAATTTCCCGACTACTTGAATAAAGTAGAGAAGGATATGGAAAAGACAGGATTATCTGAAGCTGTCGTTACAGGAGAGGGAACCATTAATGGATATCCCGTCGTCCTTGGAGTGATGGATTCCAATTTCAGAATGGGAAGTATGGGATCTGTGGTTGGCGAGAAAATTACGAGAGCCATAGAAAGGTCCATTCAAAAAAAGTATCCCTTTATCCTCTTTTCAGCTTCAGGAGGAGCCAGGATGCAGGAGGGTGTCCTAAGTTTGATGCAAATGGCCAAAACCAGCGCTGCCCTTGCCAAACTCCATGAGAAAAAGATTTTATTTGTTTCTGTTTTAACTAATCCGACAACCGGTGGGGTATCCGCCAGTTTTGCCTCACTGGGGGATATCAATATTGCCGAACCCAAAGCTTTAATTGGTTTTGCCGGAAGGCGCATCATTGAGCAAACCATCCGCCAGAAATTGCCCGATGATTTTCAGACGGCAGAATTTCTTTTAAAGCACGGACAATTGGATATGGTTGTTCCAAGAAAAGATTTGAAAGGGACCCTTGCCAAGATTTTAGATATCCATATGGAACGGAGGGTGGTCCATGGCTAA